A genome region from candidate division KSB1 bacterium includes the following:
- a CDS encoding sodium:solute symporter family protein has product MYWHLIVILVYFLILLGINIHRSRKIKSHDDYMVAGRSLSIHVMVFTLIATWIGSGTFIAGAEYAFKAGFSSLWMPAGAWAGILVIYFLAAKIRTFGQYTVGDILHVRYGKFARLFGSIAIIIAFTTIVSYQYRAGGYILNIVTNGDISVATGQAISAFFIIIFTALAGMVSVAHTDLYNGILIVVACIVSAPFVIMNAGGLEQAHAVLPAGHFELFSSDFGEYPALKAFGFFFATLMLLMGEQSMYQKFYSAKKPGDARTAAGLWIIGTIVVEVVVVVIAIFAAVKFWGQDIDPASIVILAANNMVPAPVGLLLLAAAWAVLVSTGMNFLLSPTTNIMRDIVDKTFHKKLPEHRKIITQKILVLVLGICAFAMVFIPTVLNKPISVLKYAYFAYTLYGVSITPVLLAALSWKRATKAAGITSIVLGASLALFFEFIAPFATPGIIIDGDPWGIPSIFICLFFSVGSLVGVSLLTPKPEDVVLNEIFN; this is encoded by the coding sequence ATGTACTGGCATTTAATCGTTATTCTGGTCTATTTTCTCATTCTGCTTGGCATTAATATTCATCGATCCAGAAAGATCAAGAGTCATGATGATTATATGGTTGCAGGACGCTCTCTGTCCATCCATGTGATGGTATTCACTCTGATTGCCACATGGATCGGCTCGGGGACGTTTATTGCCGGCGCCGAGTATGCGTTCAAGGCGGGGTTCAGCTCGCTCTGGATGCCTGCCGGCGCGTGGGCCGGTATCCTTGTTATTTATTTTTTGGCGGCCAAGATCCGAACATTCGGACAGTACACCGTCGGCGATATTCTGCACGTCCGCTATGGTAAATTTGCCAGATTGTTTGGCTCTATTGCCATTATCATTGCTTTTACCACGATTGTCAGTTATCAGTACCGGGCGGGCGGCTATATTTTGAATATTGTAACGAACGGGGATATCTCGGTTGCGACCGGTCAGGCGATCAGCGCATTTTTTATTATCATATTTACCGCGCTGGCGGGCATGGTGTCTGTGGCGCATACAGATTTGTACAATGGTATTTTGATCGTCGTGGCCTGTATTGTATCCGCGCCGTTTGTCATTATGAATGCCGGGGGATTGGAACAGGCGCACGCGGTGCTGCCAGCGGGTCATTTTGAGCTGTTCAGCTCGGATTTCGGCGAATATCCGGCATTAAAGGCGTTCGGATTTTTCTTTGCGACTCTGATGCTGCTGATGGGCGAACAGTCCATGTATCAAAAGTTTTATTCGGCAAAAAAACCCGGTGATGCCCGGACCGCAGCCGGATTGTGGATTATCGGTACTATTGTGGTCGAGGTGGTTGTGGTGGTCATTGCCATTTTTGCCGCTGTTAAATTCTGGGGCCAGGATATCGATCCCGCCTCGATTGTCATTCTGGCGGCCAATAACATGGTGCCCGCGCCGGTCGGATTGCTGCTGCTGGCAGCGGCCTGGGCCGTGCTGGTGTCCACGGGTATGAATTTCCTGTTGTCGCCGACGACCAATATCATGCGTGATATTGTGGATAAAACATTTCATAAAAAGCTGCCGGAACACCGGAAAATTATCACACAAAAAATACTGGTTCTGGTTTTAGGAATCTGTGCATTTGCTATGGTGTTTATACCCACGGTTTTGAATAAACCCATTTCCGTATTAAAATACGCCTATTTTGCCTATACCCTGTACGGGGTCTCGATTACACCGGTTTTACTGGCTGCATTGTCATGGAAACGGGCGACCAAAGCAGCCGGGATCACCTCGATTGTATTGGGAGCCAGTTTGGCGTTGTTTTTCGAATTCATTGCGCCCTTTGCAACGCCGGGTATTATTATAGACGGCGATCCCTGGGGCATTCCGTCTATTTTTATCTGTCTCTTCTTTTCAGTGGGGTCACTGGTTGGGGTCAGTCTGCTGACGCCCAAACCGGAGGATGTGGTGTTGAACGAGATATTCAACTGA
- a CDS encoding DUF1801 domain-containing protein produces MNCLFLNHSFVLCFAECVAFVSSKISIPAVSDSTYPGTYCSEGFEETTSYGMIGYEVPHRLYPAGYHVSPDQPLLFVHLALQKNYIALYHMGLYVIPELLEWFKTEYAKHSRYKLDMGKSCIRFKRLGVIPFKLVGVLMSKISVQDWINIYEQQHKR; encoded by the coding sequence ATGAATTGTTTGTTTTTAAATCATTCTTTTGTTTTATGCTTTGCTGAGTGTGTTGCTTTTGTATCCTCTAAGATATCGATCCCGGCAGTCTCTGACAGTACGTACCCGGGTACGTACTGTTCGGAGGGATTTGAGGAAACTACGAGCTACGGTATGATCGGATATGAGGTCCCGCATCGGCTTTATCCCGCAGGATACCATGTATCGCCGGATCAGCCGCTGCTGTTTGTTCATCTTGCTTTGCAAAAAAACTATATTGCTTTATATCACATGGGGTTATATGTCATACCGGAGCTGCTGGAGTGGTTTAAGACGGAATATGCAAAGCACAGCCGCTACAAGCTGGATATGGGCAAGAGCTGTATTCGCTTTAAAAGGCTGGGTGTGATTCCGTTTAAACTTGTCGGTGTGCTGATGAGCAAAATATCGGTTCAAGACTGGATCAATATTTATGAACAACAACATAAACGCTAA
- a CDS encoding GNAT family N-acetyltransferase yields the protein MKKRQDNDMLYEIQKKDIPKAGVVLADAFQFDPLWNKIFEGEANLEAKFRACFETPVRFCYKYGEVYAPSDNLEGIAAYVPGSHSNMTPWRMLLSGAFLSGMRMGTHVGRKMAPVFKPLDQDRKQHMKNKEFLYLFIIGVSTAHQGKGYGGKMLRHLIEQSDSAGIPIYLETETRDNVAMYETFGFRVLKNGILPMIDQPMWELLREPR from the coding sequence GTGAAAAAGCGACAGGATAACGACATGCTTTATGAGATTCAGAAAAAAGACATTCCTAAAGCCGGTGTTGTACTGGCCGATGCGTTCCAGTTCGATCCGCTTTGGAACAAGATATTTGAAGGAGAAGCAAACCTGGAAGCAAAATTCCGCGCCTGTTTTGAAACACCGGTGCGGTTTTGTTACAAATACGGCGAGGTCTATGCGCCGTCGGACAACCTGGAAGGCATTGCCGCTTATGTCCCGGGGAGTCATTCGAACATGACACCCTGGCGCATGCTGTTGAGCGGCGCTTTTCTGTCCGGGATGAGAATGGGGACCCATGTCGGGAGAAAAATGGCGCCTGTGTTCAAACCGCTGGATCAGGATCGCAAACAGCATATGAAAAACAAAGAGTTTCTCTATCTCTTTATCATCGGTGTATCCACGGCTCATCAGGGAAAGGGTTACGGCGGAAAAATGCTGCGGCATTTGATCGAGCAAAGCGATTCAGCTGGAATTCCCATCTATCTGGAAACCGAAACCAGAGACAATGTCGCGATGTATGAAACATTCGGGTTCAGGGTATTGAAAAATGGCATCCTGCCGATGATCGATCAGCCCATGTGGGAGCTGCTGAGGGAACCACGCTGA